One genomic region from Sphingobacterium multivorum encodes:
- a CDS encoding efflux RND transporter periplasmic adaptor subunit: MAIVLLYSCQNHKETDNAAIVKGFEISETMLKSTSFASVKKENVTEELNFFGKISADQNNYIDIFPLVGGNVVSVNVSLGDYVHKGQVLATIRSTEVAGIQKDLSDARTDVLLAEKNYRVAEDMYNGKLSTDKDMLEAKGQLTKAKEQLRRSEAVSQIYNVRTGNIYSVVSPIDGYIVQKNINKDMQLRSDRSDNIFDVANTKDVWAILNVNETDIDKISMGMPAIVSTLSYPDKKFQGSIDKIFKIIDPQTNSMQARVVLDNKDGLLIPDSKATIKVLHRSNTEALAVPSDAVIFDQNKYFVLIYKSQNDIKIREILPIKQNEGTTYMATGLQEGEKVVVNNKLLIYRALNN; the protein is encoded by the coding sequence GTGGCAATAGTACTACTTTACTCTTGCCAAAATCATAAAGAAACAGATAATGCAGCCATTGTCAAAGGTTTCGAAATTAGTGAGACGATGCTTAAATCGACAAGTTTTGCTTCGGTAAAAAAAGAAAATGTGACCGAAGAACTCAACTTCTTTGGAAAGATATCGGCCGATCAAAACAATTACATTGATATTTTCCCGCTCGTTGGGGGGAACGTGGTCTCCGTTAATGTTTCTCTGGGTGATTATGTCCATAAAGGTCAGGTATTGGCAACAATCAGAAGTACAGAAGTTGCCGGTATACAAAAGGATCTTTCGGATGCCAGAACCGATGTGTTACTCGCCGAGAAAAACTACCGTGTGGCCGAAGACATGTATAATGGTAAACTGAGTACAGACAAAGACATGCTGGAAGCAAAGGGGCAATTAACCAAAGCCAAAGAGCAACTACGTCGTTCAGAGGCCGTCAGTCAGATCTACAATGTGCGTACAGGTAATATTTATTCGGTCGTATCTCCAATCGATGGCTACATCGTCCAAAAGAACATCAATAAGGACATGCAGTTGCGTAGTGACCGCAGCGACAACATCTTTGATGTGGCCAATACAAAAGATGTATGGGCAATTCTTAACGTCAACGAAACGGATATCGACAAAATTAGTATGGGCATGCCGGCTATTGTGTCTACCCTGAGCTACCCGGACAAAAAATTCCAGGGCAGTATTGATAAAATCTTTAAGATCATCGATCCCCAAACGAATTCAATGCAGGCACGCGTGGTGCTAGACAATAAGGATGGTTTACTTATTCCGGATAGTAAAGCGACCATTAAAGTGTTGCATCGCTCCAATACGGAAGCGCTCGCAGTTCCTTCTGATGCGGTCATTTTCGATCAAAACAAATATTTCGTATTGATCTATAAATCCCAAAATGATATTAAGATTCGCGAAATACTGCCTATCAAACAAAACGAAGGAACAACTTACATGGCTACGGGGCTACAGGAAGGTGAAAAAGTTGTTGTCAACAATAAACTTTTGATCTATAGAGCATTGAATAATTAA